gacatcttcatcccttcttcttttccttggttctTCGTCCCGATTGGCCAGgaaccgatctagttttccttccctAACTAATTTCTCTACGACATTTTTCAAGTCAacgcattcgttggtggaatgtcctcggactcgatgatactcacagtattcgttccgatttcctcctccccttttgcctttaagtggccgagctgggggtattttttctgtatggcagacttctttgtaaacatctatcAATGATACCCTAAAAAgggtgtagttatgatattttttgattttctctccagagcgatctttctttttcttggattctttatcttgGTAGGCAGAACCGAACTTCGAGGCTTCGCCAGGtcgagaattttcctccatattgatgtacttctgcgcccgttcttgtacttcgtctagggATGTCGGGTacctctttgatatagattggctgaaTGGtgcttctcgtaggccatttatgaggcccatgatggcagcttctgttggtagactttgtatgtccatgcatgttttgttgaatctttccatgtagttgcgaagactctcccgatctccttgcttgatccctagtaggctgggtgcttgtttggctttgtccttttgtatggaaaatcaGGCCAGAaactttttggccaggtcgtcgaaactcgagatggattttggaggtaggttgtcaaaccatctaatggctgtcttggtgagagttgttggaaaggctttgaagcgaactgcatctgaggcatcagtgaggtacattctacttctgaagttgctgagatggtggttggggtccgaggtacCGTCATATAGATTCATATCCGgaagtttgaaatcttttgggattttggtcttcataatttccctggtgaatggatcttgatctttctgagagctatcctctgtggatggtcgaatagctttagttttgagatcagcttcgagtttcataagcttatcttctaattctcggcgccgccttatcttccgacgtagatcttcttctttttcacgttgatgttgggcttctttcttaagttgctccaatcgattttgaagcgCTTCTATCGcccctggatttgatgaatttttgtctccattggaTTCCGGAGTATTCTTAAATACAGCATCTGTGTTCTTGTGtggcgttctatcttccaaaccCGAGTCTTgatcgttgtcatggttgtctgccatggtgttgggatgacttccaggctccccggcaacggcgccaatgttccgagggttacctgaaaccataggtcgatctcggtcgagatcttctgcgttggtcggagccgatgtGTCTGGCGGGTATATCGTCGCCGGAGCTTGTGTGTTCGACTTGTGACACTTGAAAGTGCtgttgatccttcgtccccggagggtggagGGTACCTATAAGggactccgatacttaagttagcaagggtattaagtaggtattgagtagaatcagaatatgagttatacctgggtgctccagtgtatttataatggtgagatgtggccttctgtggataagataagttagttatcttatcttatctttatcttatctttaagtaaggtcatctttatcttttaagGGAACCGTCCTTCtttctataggcttgggctacCTTAGGATTtagggcgtgttcctctatttgggcccttctttgggttTTCTGAAGACTTGACCGAGCTCTTtgggaagaggtcgggttgtcctgacctgaagaggtcggtcgctttgtctgtcgaacatcccgggtcggtcAGCTCGACCCAGAATATAAACAGtgctcaaaagaaaaaaaagatatacaATCAAGGAATAAAGATATACACAAAAGAGAgtaacaaataaaaatacatttcttactaattttatttaaaaaaaataagagaacaGAATCAAAGACTCAAACTTCTCAGAAAAAGTATCAACATAAGCTCGATAGCTAAATAGAGAATAAGAACTTAATTTAAGTAAACATATGCAAAGAGAAATATCTATTAACTTCATCAAGCAGCTCGTTTTTCCTAGCAAACAGACCCTTGATAATTCAAGACGAAGggatacaaaataaaaaaaaaagtattttaaatAGCTTACCAATAAAAATCAATTGGTGTACACTTATACATAAATAATG
The genomic region above belongs to Arachis stenosperma cultivar V10309 chromosome 5, arast.V10309.gnm1.PFL2, whole genome shotgun sequence and contains:
- the LOC130981815 gene encoding uncharacterized protein LOC130981815, producing MERFNKTCMDIQSLPTEAAIMGLINGLREAPFSQSISKRYPTSLDEVQERAQKYINMEENSRPGEASKFGSAYQDKESKKKKDRSGEKIKKYHNYTLFRVSLIDVYKEVCHTEKIPPARPLKGKRGGGNRNEYCEYHRVRGHSTNECVDLKNVVEKLVREGKLDRFLANRDEEPRKRRRDEDVGRSEQSPRTPKRHVHVIHGGFARGGISKSSRKRHLKEVYHVEGKKEVPDIPAITFTKEDASGIISGHNDPMVITIILANANLHRTLIDQGSSAEILFKTAFNKLSLEEKELKAYSNSLFGLGDTPVQPLGYVSLHNFWKGEPIPNT